In Cydia amplana chromosome 2, ilCydAmpl1.1, whole genome shotgun sequence, the following proteins share a genomic window:
- the LOC134655805 gene encoding putative transporter svop-1, with protein sequence MDNNNTRVSSRKCSFDAALELTGFGKYNIAMLSSCCLLILAMYLDIFGFSVILPAAACDLALSTSQQGLLSAVPLIGVMVSSYAWGLCADTRGRRWTLLLAMPIGAVLNLAASMAPGYRSLAILKFLSAGFTSSANAAAFVLVGETTPARHRSRFMFLMASATMLVQFIICVFAIPVFSLTFRYPISWLSLDYRPWRLLMQIISVPGIIGCLGMLVLLESPKFLLSKDREQEAVEVLRSMHAWNETGKKFAMDVVYMEESIQTEASSFFRRMWQQTAPLFKPPLLRNNLKLYYILLCAYMTSTGYTMWVPTMTNAYFNGDDSSGQAFCTVASKAASSSASESTDCDNVIQSLTLYAVMCYSGASGTLNVLLSFVVGPLGKKRTTLLVFVISAVAGVTLLFVKIPLLSIALFYIFLYVALILGNVNTYLVELNPTYLRGMATCLSVVVARGFGFFSVQLIAQLLADYCTPMISGYVVLVASGLVVAFFLPADVKKKDHKIMESPIEEEKTKL encoded by the exons ATGGATAACAATAACACGAGAGTTTCCAGTCGAAAATGTAGTTTCGATGCGGCTTTAGAGTTAACCG GCTTCGGGAAATACAACATAGCAATGCTCAGCTCGTGTTGCCTCCTAATCCTAGCCATGTACCTGGACATATTCGGCTTCTCGGTGATACTGCCAGCGGCGGCGTGTGACCTGGCGCTCTCTACCAGTCAGCAGGGTTTGCTGTCTGCCGTGCCTCTCATAG GTGTAATGGTGTCTTCATACGCATGGGGCTTATGCGCGGACACTCGCGGCCGCCGCTGGACCCTGCTACTGGCGATGCCCATTGGAGCAGTTCTCAATCTGGCTGCAAGCATGGCTCCTGGTTACCGGAGTCTGGCGATACTGAAGTTCCTCTCTGCTGGAtt TACATCTTCAGCGAATGCAGCAGCCTTTGTTCTGGTTGGTGAGACCACACCCGCGAGACATCGAAGTCGCTTTATGTTCCTCATGGCCAGTGCCACCATGCTGGTGCAGTTCATCATTTGTG TATTTGCGATCCCAGTCTTCAGCCTGACCTTCCGCTACCCCATCTCCTGGCTCTCCCTGGACTACCGGCCCTGGCGGCTGCTGATGCAGATCATCAGCGTCCCCGGCATCATCGGCTGCCTGGGCATGCTGGTGCTGCTGGAGAGCCCCAAGTTCCTGCTCAGCAAGGACCGGGAGCAGGAGGCGGTAGAGGTGCTGAGGAGCATGCATGCGTGGAATGAGACTGGGAAGAAGTTTGCT ATGGACGTGGTGTACATGGAAGAGTCCATCCAAACGGAAGCTTCATCATTTTTCCGTCGAATGTGGCAGCAGACGGCGCCACTGTTCAAGCCGCCACTGCTCAGGAACAACTTGAAACTGTACTACATTCTACTGTGCGCGTATATGAC GTCCACGGGCTACACGATGTGGGTGCCAACAATGACGAACGCGTACTTCAACGGTGACGACAGCTCTGGGCAGGCCTTCTGCACTGTGGCGAGTAAGGCCGCTTCGTCTTCTGCCTCC gaatcAACAGACTGCGATAATGTAATTCAATCTCTCACTCTCTACGCCGTGATGTGTTACTCCGGAGCATCAGGAACTCTCAATGTCCTGCTCTCGTTCGTGGTTGGTCCGCTTGGAAAGAAAAGGACGACTCTATTAGTTTTTGTCATCTCTGCAGTAGCAGGAGTCACCCTGCTGTTTGTGAAAATTCCACTTTTGAGCATTGCCTTGttctatatatttttgtatgtggCACTGATATTGGGCAATGTTAATACTTACTTGGTGGAGTTGAATCCCACATACTTAAg GGGTATGGCAACTTGTTTATCGGTGGTTGTAGCGCGAGGGTTCGGCTTCTTCAGTGTGCAGCTCATCGCCCAGCTACTAGCAGACTACTGTACTCCTATGATAAGTGGTTACGTAGTGCTGGTTGCAA GTGGTCTAGTCGTTGCATTTTTCCTCCCTGCAGATGTGAAAAAGAAAGATCACAAAATAATGGAAAGTCCGATAGAGGAAGAGAAAACCAAATTGTAG
- the LOC134662007 gene encoding uncharacterized protein LOC134662007, with protein sequence MVANGRMEKRPSTKKIPTTATLDEAMLEAGLGLFNIAHMLMSGIILMGVIMQTLNLGYVIPAAQCDLNLSMGIKGWLAAIPFTSMILTSHMWGYLADTRGRRPVMIVSMLVSVLLSILASFAPNLPVFAVLTFFSAVFMSGPSAVVYTYLGEFNNLQHRDKMVAFGASFVGIGTVLLPGVSWLVLPQDFAWPISWLGIDYRHWRLLVIAAALPYTLGALLLFLAPESPKFLNAQGRYDECLATVKKIYAVNKWTDPETFPIKSLVVDPSAVTASSGKGIAAVLSSMWDQTAPLFKGKLLKWTCLTCFVQYGIFSACNGFYVWFPTILNSLANHNGVGNARICEILDASQQAAVNATDTVCDDTMNTETFERSIYIGLVFCSMYIVVGFLVDFVGKKLILLTILGASGLCGISAHLASNQQTAVVLFAVFQMSGACIGMMNAVAVELFPTKYRAMAVCLSMMMGRLGSVVSSNLIGVFMRVNCGISFYLFGGLLLTCCAVCLTLPGKKKRVKHTTKSVEPAQNETHEPV encoded by the exons ATGGTGGCAAACGGGAGAATGGAGAAGAGGCCGTCTACGAAAAAGATACCTACGACCGCAACGCTGGACGAGGCCATGCTGGAGGCTG GTCTGGGCTTGTTCAACATCGCGCACATGCTCATGAGTGGCATCATCCTGATGGGGGTGATCATGCAGACCCTGAACCTTGGCTATGTGATCCCAGCCGCTCAGTGCGACCTCAACCTTAGCATGGGGATCAAAGGATGGCTCGCAGCCATCCCTTTCACTT CTATGATCCTGACATCTCACATGTGGGGCTACTTGGCGGACACGCGCGGCCGCCGGCCGGTGATGATAGTCTCCATGCTGGTTTCCGTGCTCCTCAGCATACTGGCCAGCTTCGCACCCAACCTGCCAGTGTTCGCTGTTCTCACGTTCTTCTCGGCTGTGTT CATGTCGGGCCCTTCAGCAGTCGTCTACACATACCTGGGCGAGTTCAACAACCTCCAGCACAGGGACAAGATGGTGGCCTTCGGAGCCTCGTTCGTGGGGATCGGGACCGTGTTATTGCCTG GTGTCTCCTGGCTCGTCCTCCCACAGGACTTCGCCTGGCCAATCTCCTGGCTGGGCATCGACTACCGCCACTGGCGCCTTCTCGTGATCGCTGCAGCTCTACCCTACACCCTGGGCGCTCTGCTTCTGTTCTTGGCTCCCGAGAGCCCCAAGTTCCTTAACGCGCAAGGCAGATATGATGAGTGCTTGGCTACTGTGAAGAAAATCTATGCAGTCAATAAGTGGACTGACCCGGAGACGTTCCCG ATCAAGTCATTGGTAGTGGATCCGAGTGCAGTGACAGCTAGCAGCGGCAAGGGCATCGCGGCAGTTTTGAGTTCCATGTGGGACCAGACAGCGCCCCTGTTCAAAGGGAAACTCCTCAAATGGACCTGCCTCACTTGCTTCGTGCAATACGGGATATTCTCAGC GTGTAACGGATTCTACGTATGGTTCCCGACCATCCTCAACTCGCTGGCCAACCACAACGGCGTCGGAAACGCCAGGATCTGCGAGATTCTAGATGCAAGTCAGCAGGCTGCCGTGAATGCTACTGAT ACGGTCTGCGACGACACCATGAACACCGAGACCTTCGAGCGTTCCATCTACATCGGCCTCGTGTTCTGCTCCATGTACATCGTGGTCGGCTTCCTCGTGGACTTCGTGGGCAAGAAGCTGATCCTCCTCACGATCCTGGGTGCTTCTGGCTTGTGCGGCATCAGCGCTCACCTGGCCTCGAACCAGCAGACGGCGGTGGTTCTCTTCGCGGTGTTCCAGATGAGTGGAGCGTGTATTGGCATGATGAACGCTGTGGCTGTGGAATTGTTCCCGACTAAATACAG gGCTATGGCCGTGTGCCTGTCCATGATGATGGGCCGTCTCGGTTCTGTGGTGAGCTCCAACCTCATCGGCGTATTCATGAGGGTCAACTGCGGCATCAGCTTCTATCTCTTCGGAGGACTGTTGCTCA CGTGCTGCGCAGTCTGTCTCACTCTTCCAGGCAAGAAGAAACGAGTAAAACACACAACGAAGAGCGTAGAACCGGCTCAAAATGAAACCCATGAACCAGTATGA